Part of the Leifsonia soli genome is shown below.
ACGGCGGCGGCGCCGAGGGAACGGGGGGAACGGGAACGCATGAGGACTCCTCTGGCATCGGGGATGCGCATCAGGATGCGGGAGTCCGCAAGCGCCGTCGATGCCGCGTGTCCTTCTGTTTCACCGCCGTCACAGGGCGTCACGCACGCTTCCGCGCAGGCGTCCGCGGCGTTATGCGTGCGCGCGCGTCAGTGCCACAGGAGCGATCAGTGCGACAGGAACGATCAGTGCGACAGGAACGATCAGTGCGACAGGAACGACTTGAGCAGGATGACGACGACGCCGAACAGGCCCGTCACCACCGCCCCGACCAGGCACGCCCACACACCCCGTCCGCGCACATGGAAGACCAGGAAGCCGAGCAGGGCCAGCAGCAGGACGCACAGCCACAGCGCCAGCGAGACGCCGAGGTCGGCGGGGAGGATGCGCAGAGAGGCCAGGAGCAGCGGGATGCTCGGGATGACCGCGGCCTCCAGCATCCCGCTCGACTCGAACAGGGCGTGCCGCAGCGAGTCGCGCATCCGGTCGCTCAGCCGGTCGGCGTCGCCGTGGAACCCGAGCGCGTCGGAGTACACGTGCGCCAGCCAGAACACCACGATGCTGACCAGGCTGAACACGAGGATCTGCACGGCCGAGCCGCTGTCCTCGTTGTCGACCGCCGTCGCCGCGATCACGCTCGCGTAGACGATGGTCCCGTAGATCGCGGCGGGCGTTCCCCAGTGCCGCCAGAGCGCGCGGTGGACCCGGACGTCGTCGCGCTCGACCGGCGGGTTGAGGTCCATGGATCCCATGGCACCCATTGTGTCCGACGCGGGCGCTGTGCGCCCCTGTCGATCGTGCCGGGACGGTGCGGCGTGGCGGGGATCAGGTCCCGCCGCTGAGCGGACAGGCCCGGAGCTCGCCGTCCGCCGAGACGACGATGCCATCCGGCAGGTCGAACCCGCCGGGCGCGTAGATCACACCGCCGCCGATCGTTCGTCCCCGGGGCTCGAGCCCCTTCAGAGCGTCAGGGCCGACGTCGTCCCTCCTCGGGTCGTCGCCGCAGGTGAAGTCGCGGTCGTCGTACTGCACCCGGGTCGGGATGGCCCGCGGCCACCAGTCGGCCGTCGCGGCGTGCACCTGCACGAAGACGGTCACGACGCCCGCGATCACGACGCAGCAGGCCAGTACGATCAGCACCGCCGGCCAGCGTCGGCGAACGCGACGCCCGTTCACCGGTCCGTTCCGCGGGGCACCTGGCGCACCCAGGTCGAGAGGACGGTCCCGCCGGGCTTCGGGGTGTCGATGAACCCGTTGAGGTTCGCCTCGAACTCGTCGCCACCCGGCACGCCGGCCCGCACCCAGGTCCCGCCGGAGCACGCCGCGCCCGACCGCTCCGGCGTGCCGTCGGTATAGGCGAGACAGACGCCGAACGGATGCGTGCCGCGCAGGACGTAGAGGTCCCAGCCGTCGACACTGCCCTGGTAGCGCGAGGTCGACAGGTCGCCGCCGTCGACCCGGGGGATGAGGTCGGTGGGCACCCGATCCTGCGCGGTGCGCTCGCCGTCGAACGGGGACGGCGGTGACACGCACCCGCTCAGCCCCATCGCGACCACCGCCGTCATCGCCGCCATCGCCGTCGCGCACATCCACCGTCGCATCGCTTACCCCCCGACGGCACGCTAGCAGCTGCGCGCGCCGCGGCCCAGAGCCGCCGGCGGTCGCGGGAAGGGAGGTGATCCCGGGCGGCGCGCGGCGGAGCGGCGGGGAAGGGAGGGGGCTCGCCGCGCGGGCAGCGAGATGTCCTCCGTTTCTGCTGCAGGTCGTGGGCGGGGACGGGCCTGGCCCGGCGGGGCGGGCACGGCTACCGTGGCGGGCATGAGCCCGTCGAAGAAGTCCGAGACGTTCCTCGAGGCTGCGGGGCACGAGGTCCGCATCTCGAGCCCCGACAAGGTCGTCTTCCCCGAGCCGGGACTGACGAAGCTCGACCTCGCGCGCTACTACGTCGCGGTCGCGGACGGCGCGCTGCGCGGAGCGGGCGGCCGGCCGATGGTGCTGAAGCGGTTCGTGAAAGGACTGTCGCAGGAGCCGTTCTTCCAGAAGCGCGTGCCGGAGGGGCACCCCGACTTCATCGACACCGCGACACTGCACTACGCCAGCGGGACGTCCGCCGAGGAGGCCGTGGTGCGGGATGCGGCCGGGCTCGCGTGGGTGTCCAACCTCGGGTGCCTCGACCTCAACCCGCATGCGGTCCGCGCGGAGGACCTCGAGCATCCCGACGAGCTGCGCGTCGACCTGGACCCGATGCCCGGGGTCGACTGGTCGCAGATCGTCGATGTCGCCTTCGTCGCCCGCGAGGTGCTGGACGACAACGGGCTGGTCGGCTGGCCGAAGACGAGCGGGTCGCGCGGCCTGCACATCCTGGTCCGCATCGCTCCGACGTGGGGGTTCGCGGACGTCCGGCTCGCCGCCGAAACGCTGGCGCGCGAGGTCGAGAACCGCGCCCCCGGGCTCGCCACGGCCCGCTGGTGGAAGGAGGAGCGCGGCGAGAGCGTCTTCGTCGACTTCAACCAGAACGCGAAAGACCGCACGGTGGCCTCCGCGTACTCCATCCGGCCGCTCCCCGACGCGCGGGTCTCCACCCCGCTGGACTGGGACGAGGTGCGCGAACGGCGCCCCGAGGAGTTCACCGTCCGGACCGTGCTCGACCGCTTCGCGGAGCGCGGCGACCCCCACGACGGCATCGACGAGGCCGTCGGTTCGCTGGACGCCCTGCTCGCGCTCGCGCGGACGCTGGGGCCGTCGGAGAAGCCCCCGCGGAGCGGTGACGGCGCCGGCCGCCGCGTGTCGCAGATGCCCCTCATCGAGGTCGCCCGCACGAAGACGAAGCCCGAGGCGCTCGACGCGCTCGAGCAGTGGAAGGCCGCCCACCGGGATGTCGCGGCCCGCCTGCACCCGGCGGACGAGCTGGTCGACGGGATGCGCGGCTCCAGCTCGCTCTGGTACCGCGTCCGGGTGAACCTGCAGCACGTCCCCGAGCCCGAGCGCCCGGAGCAGGAGCCCCTCATCGCCGACTACGACCCGTGGGCGGGCCGGCAGTGGCCCGGCCGCGGGTGACCGCTCACGACCGCGGCTGTTCGCCCGACCGCGCAGGTTCGGGCTGACGCGCATCCGAGGCGGACGCGCCCGACGCTTCCCGGCCGATGGAGCGGAGGCTGCGGTCGAGCACGGTGATGAGCAGGAACACCGCGGAGATGCCGACGACGACCCAGCCCAGCACGTGCAGGCCGCCGGTGCTGGCGTGGGCTCCGTAGACGTTGCCGTAGACGACGGAGGCGACGATCGCGCCGAGGTAGAAGAAGGTGCGGAGCAGACCGGCGGAGGACGCGATCCGCTCCGGTTCGGCCTGGTGGTACAGCGTATTCTGGATCGCGAGGTTGTTGAGGCCTTGCGGGATGCCGAGCACGAGCATGGTGACGACGAGGAACCAGATGGGCGTCGTGCCGCCCATGAACAGCACGAGGATGCCGGCCGCGAGCTGCGCGATCGACCCGATGAGGAGCTTCCAGAGCACCTCCGGGCGCCGCCCGAACGCGAGCGCCACGCCGATCCCCGCGGCGAACACCGGCAGCAGCACGAGGCCCGCCGCGGTCGGGCTCAGCGCCCTCCCCTCCTCCAGCCACTGGGTGAACCCGTAGACGAAGGTGTACGAGATCGTCGCGGTGAGGAGCGAGCGCGTGTACGTGAGCAGCAGCGGCCCGTTGCCACCGAGCACCCGCAGGTCGATGAACGGAGCCTCCACCCGGAGCTCCCACCAGACCAGGGCGGCACCCGCGACCAGCGCGACCGCCAGCATCCAGAGGGTCGCCACCGCGATGTTCTGCAGGAAGACCAGCAGCGCCAGCATCGTGACAGCGAAGAACAGGATGCCGAGACCGTCGATGCGGGGCCGCTGGTCGCGCGGCGGCTCCAGGCCCGTCGTGCGGGGCAGCAGGATCCAGCCGAGGATGACGCTGGCGACCCCCAGCGGGAGGTTCACGGCGAACGTGGCACGCCACCCCCACGCCCCGATGAGCAGACCGCCGAGGGTCGGGCCGATGACCGCGACCGTCTGCGTCGTCACCGAGAGGACGGTGAGGATGACGGCCGGCGATGCCACGCCCGTCCTCTGCCCCTCGGCGCGGATCATGTGCATCGCCGCCGGATAGCCGGCGCAGG
Proteins encoded:
- a CDS encoding MFS transporter → MALKPPPPGRFDRRLLAPMMLGAVLNPINTAIIAVALAPIGIALGAPASETVWLVSALYLATAIGQPLVGRLVDIYGVKRLFLAGGALVAVAGAIGLVIPASHDSIWWLVAARVVLGLGTCAGYPAAMHMIRAEGQRTGVASPAVILTVLSVTTQTVAVIGPTLGGLLIGAWGWRATFAVNLPLGVASVILGWILLPRTTGLEPPRDQRPRIDGLGILFFAVTMLALLVFLQNIAVATLWMLAVALVAGAALVWWELRVEAPFIDLRVLGGNGPLLLTYTRSLLTATISYTFVYGFTQWLEEGRALSPTAAGLVLLPVFAAGIGVALAFGRRPEVLWKLLIGSIAQLAAGILVLFMGGTTPIWFLVVTMLVLGIPQGLNNLAIQNTLYHQAEPERIASSAGLLRTFFYLGAIVASVVYGNVYGAHASTGGLHVLGWVVVGISAVFLLITVLDRSLRSIGREASGASASDARQPEPARSGEQPRS
- the ligD gene encoding non-homologous end-joining DNA ligase; translation: MSPSKKSETFLEAAGHEVRISSPDKVVFPEPGLTKLDLARYYVAVADGALRGAGGRPMVLKRFVKGLSQEPFFQKRVPEGHPDFIDTATLHYASGTSAEEAVVRDAAGLAWVSNLGCLDLNPHAVRAEDLEHPDELRVDLDPMPGVDWSQIVDVAFVAREVLDDNGLVGWPKTSGSRGLHILVRIAPTWGFADVRLAAETLAREVENRAPGLATARWWKEERGESVFVDFNQNAKDRTVASAYSIRPLPDARVSTPLDWDEVRERRPEEFTVRTVLDRFAERGDPHDGIDEAVGSLDALLALARTLGPSEKPPRSGDGAGRRVSQMPLIEVARTKTKPEALDALEQWKAAHRDVAARLHPADELVDGMRGSSSLWYRVRVNLQHVPEPERPEQEPLIADYDPWAGRQWPGRG